CAAAGTCTCCAAGCTGGGGTAATTCCAGAAGTCGCCACTGTTATTCTCTCTCCCAACGAAGACGGAATCGAACAAATATCCGCTTTTTTACAACAAAATCCCCAGATTACCACCACCACCTCTATTATTAAATCGGTGCGTTACGCTATCGCGCTTCACCCCTAAGAGTAAGCGGACAACTCAAATGAACCAACCAACCGCCAATTATGATGAACCCTGGAAAGAAGCATTAAGCGAGTATTTTGAAGCGTTTTTATGCTTCTTTTTTCCCGAAGTTCACCAAGTAATTGATTGGACAAAAATTCCCGAATCCCTAGAAAAAGAACTGAAACGTATTACCGCTTCAGCTAAGACAAAAAAACGTTTCGCAGACAAACTCTATAAAGTTTGGTTACTCAGGGGTGAAGAAGTCTGGATTTTGATTCAT
This portion of the Microcystis aeruginosa NIES-2549 genome encodes:
- a CDS encoding DUF4347 domain-containing protein, which produces MTSTLLPIFPAVDDVLFNFAQSDGLSQANQVNSVRNQRLTATVVFLDAGVSDYQSLQAGVIPEVATVILSPNEDGIEQISAFLQQNPQITTTTSIIKSVRYAIALHP